One window of Trinickia caryophylli genomic DNA carries:
- a CDS encoding gamma-glutamyl-gamma-aminobutyrate hydrolase family protein codes for MRTKPIVGVTADARTLGPHPSHVVGEKYLSAVIDGARALALVVPALGERQANADVLDAVDGLLFTGSYSNVEPHRYGGAASTPGTLHDPARDATTLPLMRAAIEAGVPVLALCRGLQEMNVVFGGTLHQNVHEVPGLDDHRENKDDTLDAQYGPSHPVRLAPGGLLERLAGARAEVTVNSLHAQGIERLGRGLVAEAFARDGLVEAVRAEHARAFALGVQWHPEWRHAADPLSSAIFRAFGEACRKRMQERGRAAPGV; via the coding sequence ATGCGAACCAAACCCATTGTCGGCGTCACGGCCGACGCCAGGACTCTCGGCCCACACCCGTCGCATGTCGTCGGGGAAAAGTATCTGAGCGCCGTTATCGACGGCGCCCGGGCGCTTGCGCTCGTCGTGCCCGCGCTCGGCGAACGGCAGGCCAACGCCGATGTGCTCGACGCCGTCGACGGCCTGCTCTTCACGGGCAGCTACTCGAACGTCGAGCCGCACCGCTACGGCGGTGCGGCCAGCACGCCAGGCACGCTGCACGATCCCGCGCGCGACGCGACGACGCTGCCGCTGATGCGCGCGGCCATCGAGGCGGGCGTACCCGTGCTGGCGCTTTGCCGCGGCCTGCAGGAAATGAACGTGGTGTTCGGCGGAACGCTGCATCAGAACGTGCACGAAGTACCCGGCCTCGACGACCACCGCGAAAACAAGGACGACACGCTCGACGCGCAGTACGGCCCATCTCATCCGGTACGCCTCGCGCCGGGCGGGCTGCTCGAGCGGCTCGCCGGCGCGCGCGCCGAGGTCACCGTGAACTCGTTGCACGCGCAAGGGATCGAGCGGCTCGGCAGGGGCCTCGTTGCCGAGGCGTTCGCGCGCGACGGCCTCGTCGAAGCGGTGCGCGCAGAGCATGCGCGCGCATTCGCGCTCGGTGTGCAATGGCACCCGGAATGGCGCCACGCCGCCGATCCGCTATCGAGCGCGATCTTCCGCGCCTTCGGCGAAGCGTGTCGAAAGCGCATGCAGGAAAGGGGCCGTGCGGCCCCCGGTGTCTGA